In Myxococcota bacterium, a single genomic region encodes these proteins:
- a CDS encoding dihydroorotate dehydrogenase electron transfer subunit, with amino-acid sequence MAEPTRPTPLRALATVTALEHEGGTNHRLRLDVPGWPGSEPGQFAMLSPGEVGGTLRRDPLLPRPMAVYREAGSEVEILFKVHGRGTALLAELRPKAQVRIVGPLGRGFADPAPGQRAVLVAGGTGIASVYTLAQRLRDRGIGVRVCLGARSADDLMGDADFEALGVPVAIATEDGSRGHRGRVTELLAPELEDPTVCVYACGPTPMMAAAHTLAAEAGRDCWVSLENPMACGFGVCLGCAAPLREGGFALVCRDGPVFRGADVAWAGLP; translated from the coding sequence GTGGCTGAGCCGACGCGTCCGACGCCGCTGCGCGCGCTCGCGACCGTGACCGCCCTGGAGCACGAGGGCGGGACGAACCATCGGCTGCGTCTCGACGTCCCGGGCTGGCCCGGTTCCGAGCCCGGACAGTTCGCGATGCTCTCCCCGGGTGAGGTGGGCGGCACCTTGCGACGCGACCCGCTGCTGCCCCGCCCGATGGCGGTCTACCGGGAGGCGGGCAGCGAGGTGGAGATCCTCTTCAAGGTGCACGGCCGAGGAACCGCGCTCCTCGCCGAGCTGCGGCCGAAGGCCCAGGTGCGGATCGTTGGGCCGCTCGGTCGGGGCTTCGCCGATCCGGCGCCGGGCCAGCGTGCCGTCCTCGTGGCCGGCGGCACCGGCATCGCCTCGGTGTACACGCTCGCCCAGCGGCTGCGCGACCGGGGCATCGGCGTGCGGGTCTGCCTCGGCGCGCGCAGTGCCGACGACCTGATGGGCGACGCCGACTTCGAGGCGCTGGGAGTCCCGGTCGCGATCGCCACCGAGGACGGCTCGCGCGGCCACCGCGGTCGCGTGACCGAGTTGCTGGCGCCCGAGCTCGAGGATCCCACGGTGTGCGTCTATGCCTGCGGACCGACCCCGATGATGGCGGCCGCGCATACGCTCGCGGCCGAAGCCGGGCGCGATTGCTGGGTGTCCCTCGAGAACCCGATGGCCTGCGGTTTCGGCGTGTGTCTCGGCTGCGCGGCGCCGCTGCGCGAAGGCGGGTTCGCGCTGGTCTGCCGCGACGGCCCGGTGTTTCGCGGCGCCGACGTCGCCTGGGCGGGTCTGCCGTGA
- a CDS encoding dihydroorotate dehydrogenase, producing MSVDTRVDLGGMQLRNPVLTASGTFGYGTEFAPFLDLTRLGGFVAKSLTLEPRFGNPPVRIAEAPAGMLNAISLENVGVDAFIQEKLPALPEGVAVVASLFETEIDRYAEVAKRLTGAPKVVGLEVNASCPHVKSGGIEFGQNPAVLRELVAAVRQATDLPLLVKLSPNVTSIAEMARVCEGEGADGLSLINSVQALEVDPETRRPLLSNVLGGLSGPAIRPIALRMVYQASRAVSIPICGMGGIASAEDAVKFLLCGATAVQVGTLNYLEPSLAGEIADGLVVYAERHGFARLADLTGALELPEGK from the coding sequence GTGAGCGTGGACACCCGCGTCGACCTGGGCGGCATGCAGCTGCGCAACCCGGTGCTGACCGCGTCGGGTACCTTCGGCTACGGCACCGAGTTCGCGCCGTTCCTCGATCTGACGCGGCTCGGCGGCTTCGTGGCGAAGAGTCTGACCCTCGAACCGCGCTTCGGGAACCCACCGGTGCGGATCGCCGAAGCCCCGGCAGGCATGCTCAACGCGATCTCACTGGAGAACGTCGGCGTCGATGCGTTCATCCAGGAGAAGCTGCCCGCCTTGCCCGAAGGGGTCGCGGTCGTCGCGAGTCTCTTCGAGACCGAGATCGATCGCTACGCCGAGGTGGCGAAGCGCCTGACCGGCGCACCCAAGGTGGTGGGGCTCGAGGTGAACGCGTCCTGCCCGCACGTGAAGAGTGGGGGCATCGAGTTCGGTCAGAACCCGGCGGTCCTGCGGGAGCTGGTGGCGGCCGTGCGGCAGGCGACGGATCTGCCCCTGCTGGTGAAGCTCTCACCGAACGTCACCAGCATCGCAGAGATGGCGCGGGTCTGTGAGGGCGAGGGGGCCGACGGCCTGTCCCTGATCAACTCGGTCCAGGCCCTCGAGGTCGACCCCGAGACCCGGCGACCCCTGCTCTCGAACGTGCTCGGCGGGCTCTCCGGGCCGGCGATCCGACCGATCGCCTTGCGGATGGTCTATCAGGCGAGCCGGGCCGTCTCGATCCCCATCTGTGGCATGGGGGGGATCGCCTCCGCGGAGGACGCAGTGAAGTTCCTCCTGTGTGGGGCCACGGCCGTCCAGGTCGGGACCCTGAACTACCTGGAGCCATCGTTGGCCGGTGAGATTGCCGATGGCCTGGTGGTCTACGCCGAGCGCCATGGTTTCGCGCGCCTCGCGGACCTTACCGGCGCACTGGAGCTCCCCGAGGGGAAGTAG
- a CDS encoding ribosome maturation factor RimP, translated as MYRDIPPELRALIEPIVESNGFELVDVTLRRGRPPWLLRIIIDTPSGDGRVPVDRCAEVSREVETHLDAEDAIERSYRLELSSPGLDRVLAREKDFAAAKGAEVSLETRRPLDGRRRFRGRLLDFDGARASIEVDGETFAVPFEEVARAQQIYDVTAADFAPTTGEGPPRAGKRRGAKT; from the coding sequence GTGTATCGCGACATCCCGCCGGAGCTGCGTGCGCTGATCGAGCCGATCGTCGAGTCGAACGGCTTCGAACTCGTGGACGTGACGCTGCGGCGCGGCCGGCCGCCGTGGTTGCTGCGCATCATCATCGACACACCGAGTGGCGATGGGCGCGTACCGGTGGACCGCTGTGCCGAGGTGTCGCGCGAGGTGGAGACACACCTGGACGCCGAGGACGCGATCGAGCGCAGCTATCGCTTGGAGCTGTCCTCACCGGGGCTCGACCGGGTGTTGGCCCGCGAGAAGGACTTCGCCGCTGCCAAGGGGGCGGAGGTCTCACTGGAAACGCGGCGACCGCTGGACGGCCGGCGCCGCTTTCGGGGTCGCTTGTTGGACTTCGACGGAGCGCGGGCCAGCATCGAAGTGGATGGCGAGACCTTCGCCGTGCCCTTCGAGGAAGTGGCGCGCGCGCAGCAGATCTACGACGTCACCGCCGCGGATTTCGCACCGACGACGGGCGAGGGCCCGCCGCGCGCTGGCAAGCGCCGCGGCGCGAAGACGTGA
- the nusA gene encoding transcription termination factor NusA, whose protein sequence is MIGLKREIDQVAKDKGINAREIIAALEEAMKQAAKRERGVDTEIDARFNEDLGEIELFEFREVVDEVTDNDAHISLVDARSFDPDAEVGDEIGVKVDTSSFGRILAQTAKQVIIQRIREAARDTVFEEYKDRANEIVNGIVRRFEKGAIIVDLGRAEAVIPPKEQVPRENYRPNDRVRAYVAEVNKNTKGSQIVLSRTAIEMLTKLFEQEVPEIYEGIVKIEAAAREPGGRSKIAVSSRDNDVDPVGACVGMKGSRVQAVVQELRGERIDIVPWSEDPARYVCSALSPAAVSKVIIDDGAQSMDVIVPDDQLSLAIGRKGQNVRLAVQLTGWKIDIKSESKMREVAQWLAEAVSVVEGCGEADAEVLLQQGIASLEDLASCSDELLLQLPGIDEGGAASIKARAVELAEQKRQQEEEEARRAAEEAAAAAASSGAESDAS, encoded by the coding sequence ATGATCGGTCTGAAACGCGAAATCGATCAGGTCGCGAAGGACAAGGGCATCAACGCCAGGGAGATCATCGCCGCCCTCGAGGAGGCGATGAAGCAGGCCGCCAAGCGCGAGCGCGGCGTCGACACCGAGATCGACGCGCGCTTCAACGAAGACCTCGGTGAGATCGAGCTCTTCGAGTTCCGCGAAGTGGTGGACGAAGTCACCGACAACGATGCCCACATCAGCCTCGTCGACGCGCGCAGCTTCGACCCGGATGCCGAGGTCGGCGACGAGATTGGCGTGAAGGTCGACACTTCGAGCTTCGGTCGCATCCTCGCGCAGACGGCGAAGCAGGTGATCATTCAGCGCATCCGCGAGGCCGCGCGCGACACGGTCTTCGAGGAGTACAAGGATCGCGCCAACGAGATCGTGAACGGCATCGTTCGGCGCTTCGAGAAGGGCGCGATCATCGTCGACCTCGGACGCGCGGAAGCCGTGATTCCTCCGAAGGAGCAGGTCCCGCGCGAGAACTACCGGCCGAACGACCGGGTCCGCGCCTACGTGGCCGAGGTCAACAAGAACACGAAGGGTTCGCAGATCGTCCTGTCGCGCACTGCGATCGAGATGCTGACGAAGCTCTTCGAGCAGGAAGTGCCCGAGATCTACGAGGGCATCGTGAAGATCGAGGCGGCGGCCCGAGAGCCCGGCGGCCGCTCGAAGATCGCGGTTTCCTCCCGCGACAACGACGTCGACCCGGTCGGCGCCTGCGTCGGCATGAAGGGCAGCCGGGTGCAGGCGGTCGTCCAGGAGTTGCGCGGCGAGCGCATCGACATCGTGCCGTGGAGCGAGGACCCGGCCCGCTACGTGTGCTCGGCGCTGTCTCCTGCCGCCGTGTCCAAGGTGATCATCGACGACGGTGCCCAGTCCATGGACGTGATCGTGCCGGACGATCAGCTCTCCCTCGCGATCGGGCGCAAGGGCCAGAACGTGCGTCTGGCCGTGCAGCTCACCGGCTGGAAGATCGACATCAAGAGCGAGTCGAAGATGCGCGAAGTGGCGCAGTGGCTCGCCGAAGCGGTGTCGGTGGTCGAGGGTTGCGGTGAGGCCGACGCCGAGGTGCTGCTCCAGCAGGGCATCGCGTCTCTCGAGGATCTGGCCAGCTGCTCAGATGAGTTGCTGCTGCAGCTTCCGGGGATCGACGAGGGTGGCGCCGCGTCGATCAAGGCGCGGGCAGTCGAGCTGGCCGAGCAGAAGCGGCAGCAGGAAGAAGAAGAAGCGCGTCGTGCGGCGGAAGAGGCGGCTGCCGCCGCGGCGTCGAGCGGCGCGGAGAGCGACGCAAGCTGA
- the infB gene encoding translation initiation factor IF-2: MANIRAYKLAEELGIDRADIVDRAGAAGVELKNAMAAVDEETAALLREKLGKPSDSGKVVTERRVTASGGAAVIRRRKKVKEPEPEPAPEPVAEEAPASEPAEDTPAETPETEPTVEPESEVEPESAPTPAPGVEETPAPIAAKKEETQERPATGTSSGGPAGGRPGGGGERTGTGAPDRSGRQRKLVREVVNLREQETLARQATSRAAPLRRQVTVDPRTAVSPRRKRRDALNKPAAAKAATAQKRILRIEGTISVGELARQLGSKAPEIQRKLMALGTMVSINQMIDVETATKLADDFGFEVQDTGFKEQEFFEAPESSDDENQQPRPPVVTVMGHVDHGKTSLLDAIRNANVVAGEAGGITQHIGAYQAQVSGDTLTFIDTPGHAAFTEMRARGAKVTDLVILVVAATEGIMPQTIEAIEHSQAAEVPIVVAINKCDLPGADPQQTRQRLMEHNLVAEEFGGDIITVEVSATQGTGLEKLLEMVQLQSELLELKSDPAKRASGVVLEARLDKGRGPVATVLVQSGTLKRGDIVVVGQTWGRVRAMEDEHAKRAKEAGPSVPVQLTGLTGVPNAGDPFHVVESERVAKEIISHRESEQRDRPKTTPRRVSLDEFFAQAEGGGVKELPIVVKADTQGSVEALRDALLKLSTDAVKVDVLLAGVGAVTETDVMLAKASEGIIVGFHVRPDPAARKSAEGQGVEIRTYKIIYEVVDEIKLAMAGLLPPTISEKFEGRVEVRDTFTVPKVGTIAGSYVSEGTVRRNSLCRLLRDGVQIYEGKVGSLKRFKDDAREVNAGFECGIGIEGYNDVKIGDVIETYVIEEKPATLE; this comes from the coding sequence ATGGCGAACATCAGAGCGTACAAGCTGGCGGAAGAACTCGGCATCGACCGGGCCGACATCGTGGATCGCGCCGGCGCCGCGGGCGTCGAGCTGAAGAACGCGATGGCGGCCGTCGATGAGGAGACCGCCGCTCTGTTGCGCGAGAAACTCGGCAAGCCGAGCGACTCGGGGAAGGTGGTCACCGAACGCCGCGTGACGGCGTCGGGTGGGGCTGCCGTCATTCGCCGACGCAAGAAGGTGAAGGAGCCCGAGCCGGAGCCCGCACCGGAGCCGGTGGCCGAAGAGGCGCCTGCGTCCGAGCCCGCGGAAGACACGCCGGCCGAGACGCCCGAAACCGAGCCCACGGTCGAGCCCGAATCCGAGGTCGAGCCGGAGTCCGCCCCCACCCCGGCACCGGGTGTCGAGGAGACGCCTGCGCCGATCGCGGCGAAGAAGGAAGAGACCCAGGAGCGTCCCGCGACCGGGACCTCGAGTGGTGGACCCGCCGGCGGACGTCCCGGCGGAGGTGGCGAGCGCACCGGGACCGGCGCGCCGGATCGCTCGGGCCGTCAGCGGAAGCTCGTCCGCGAGGTGGTGAACCTGCGCGAGCAAGAGACACTCGCGCGCCAGGCGACCAGCCGCGCCGCGCCGCTGCGTCGCCAGGTCACCGTCGATCCGCGCACGGCCGTGTCGCCGCGTCGCAAGCGACGTGACGCGCTCAACAAGCCCGCTGCAGCGAAGGCGGCGACGGCGCAGAAGCGCATCCTGCGGATCGAGGGCACCATCTCGGTCGGCGAACTCGCCCGACAGCTCGGTTCGAAGGCGCCGGAGATCCAGCGCAAGCTGATGGCCCTCGGCACGATGGTCTCGATCAATCAGATGATCGACGTCGAGACGGCGACGAAGCTCGCCGATGACTTCGGCTTCGAGGTCCAGGACACGGGCTTCAAGGAGCAGGAGTTCTTCGAGGCGCCCGAGTCGAGCGACGACGAGAACCAGCAGCCGCGTCCGCCGGTCGTGACGGTGATGGGCCACGTCGACCACGGCAAGACGTCGCTGCTGGATGCGATTCGCAACGCCAACGTCGTGGCGGGCGAGGCCGGCGGCATCACCCAGCACATCGGCGCCTATCAGGCGCAGGTGAGCGGCGACACCCTGACCTTCATCGACACGCCCGGCCACGCGGCCTTCACCGAGATGCGCGCGCGCGGCGCGAAGGTGACCGACCTCGTGATCCTGGTGGTGGCGGCGACCGAAGGCATCATGCCTCAGACGATCGAGGCCATCGAACACTCCCAGGCCGCGGAAGTACCGATCGTGGTCGCGATCAACAAGTGCGACCTCCCGGGTGCCGATCCGCAGCAGACGCGCCAGCGCCTGATGGAGCACAACCTGGTCGCGGAAGAGTTCGGCGGGGACATCATCACCGTCGAGGTCTCGGCGACCCAGGGCACCGGTCTCGAGAAGCTGCTCGAGATGGTGCAGCTCCAGTCCGAGCTCCTCGAACTCAAGTCGGACCCGGCGAAGCGCGCTTCGGGCGTCGTGCTCGAGGCGCGTCTCGACAAGGGCCGCGGCCCGGTCGCGACGGTGTTGGTGCAGTCGGGGACGCTGAAGCGCGGCGACATCGTCGTCGTCGGCCAGACCTGGGGCCGCGTGCGTGCGATGGAAGACGAGCACGCGAAGCGTGCGAAGGAAGCGGGCCCGTCGGTGCCGGTCCAGCTCACCGGCCTCACCGGGGTGCCGAACGCGGGTGACCCCTTCCACGTGGTCGAGAGCGAGCGCGTCGCGAAGGAGATCATCTCCCACCGCGAGTCGGAGCAGCGCGATCGGCCGAAGACCACCCCGCGGCGTGTGTCCCTCGACGAGTTCTTCGCCCAGGCGGAGGGCGGCGGCGTGAAGGAGCTGCCGATCGTCGTGAAGGCCGACACCCAGGGTTCGGTCGAGGCGCTGCGGGACGCTCTCCTCAAGCTATCGACGGACGCCGTGAAGGTGGACGTGCTGTTGGCTGGCGTCGGCGCCGTCACCGAGACCGACGTCATGCTGGCCAAGGCCAGCGAGGGCATCATCGTGGGCTTTCACGTGCGCCCGGACCCGGCGGCGCGGAAGTCGGCGGAAGGGCAGGGCGTCGAGATCCGGACCTACAAGATCATCTACGAGGTGGTCGACGAGATCAAACTCGCGATGGCGGGCCTTCTGCCGCCCACCATCAGCGAAAAGTTCGAGGGCCGCGTCGAGGTGCGGGACACCTTCACCGTGCCGAAGGTCGGCACGATCGCGGGCTCCTACGTCTCGGAAGGCACCGTCCGGCGCAACAGCCTGTGTCGCCTGCTCCGCGACGGTGTGCAGATCTACGAGGGCAAGGTCGGTTCGCTCAAGCGCTTCAAGGACGACGCGCGTGAGGTCAACGCCGGCTTCGAGTGCGGTATCGGGATCGAGGGCTACAACGACGTGAAGATCGGCGACGTCATCGAGACCTACGTCATCGAGGAGAAGCCGGCGACCCTCGAATGA
- a CDS encoding DUF503 domain-containing protein produces MIVGASVVELHIEGCQSLKEKRGVVRSIVRRLRNRFNLAVSEIGGQDTWQYAVIGMAATAADEAQARQVLERAGVFVEDLHLAQVLSTDIEIVDLPHDERPWDPESMDVFSESED; encoded by the coding sequence ATGATCGTCGGCGCCAGCGTCGTCGAACTCCACATCGAAGGGTGCCAATCCCTCAAGGAGAAACGCGGCGTCGTCCGCTCGATCGTCCGGCGCCTGCGCAACCGATTCAACCTCGCCGTCTCCGAGATCGGGGGCCAGGACACCTGGCAGTACGCGGTGATCGGCATGGCGGCGACGGCGGCCGATGAAGCCCAGGCGCGCCAGGTCCTGGAGCGGGCCGGGGTCTTCGTCGAAGACCTGCACCTGGCCCAGGTGCTCTCGACCGACATCGAGATCGTCGACCTTCCCCACGATGAGCGCCCGTGGGACCCGGAGAGTATGGACGTCTTTTCCGAGAGCGAGGATTGA
- the rbfA gene encoding 30S ribosome-binding factor RbfA, which yields MSRRTARIESQLLSELAQLVRQEVTDPRVGLVTLTRADVSPDLANATIFWSALDANAGDADLEGCQEGLESAASFLRHRAARVLPLRRMPALHFRYDPSLVLGTQTLSVLRDVSDPDAPDGAAQEDARTDSPELPAESEGSLAGEDRAAPREGAPGIQEERADGTEE from the coding sequence GTGTCGCGTCGTACGGCCCGCATCGAATCCCAGCTGCTTTCCGAGCTCGCGCAGCTGGTGCGACAGGAAGTGACCGACCCCCGCGTGGGGCTGGTGACGCTGACGCGCGCCGACGTTTCGCCGGACCTCGCGAACGCCACGATCTTCTGGAGTGCGCTCGACGCGAACGCCGGCGACGCCGACCTCGAGGGCTGCCAGGAGGGCCTCGAGAGCGCGGCGTCGTTCCTGCGTCACCGGGCGGCACGGGTGTTGCCCCTGCGACGCATGCCCGCTCTGCACTTCCGCTACGATCCGTCGCTCGTTCTGGGGACCCAGACACTCTCGGTGCTGCGAGACGTGTCCGACCCCGACGCGCCCGACGGCGCGGCGCAAGAGGATGCGCGAACCGACTCCCCCGAACTTCCCGCGGAATCCGAGGGAAGTCTGGCCGGAGAGGATCGCGCCGCGCCGCGCGAAGGCGCGCCAGGAATCCAAGAGGAGCGTGCCGATGGCACGGAGGAATAG
- the truB gene encoding tRNA pseudouridine(55) synthase TruB: protein MARRNRNRSREAPGPSGFLVVDKPAGWTSHDVVDAARGWLGTRRVGHLGTLDPLATGVLPLAVRAATKLVPYVQDREKGYAGAIRLGVITDTLDAEGKVLEEREGPWPDESEIREAMRGFLGDIEQVPPMFSAVKKDGVPLHKLAREGREVEREPKTISIRRFELCKYDPPRLDIEVDCSGGTYVRVLAADLGDRLGCGAHLADLRRTRSGPFTLDQATPPETLKEEAESGGLEKRLVSPLEALGLPAMRLDPHEIQAITQGSEIAAEPGGGAPGSRCVGHDGEGQVVAVLELRPGRRLRPVRVLEPFAGRR from the coding sequence ATGGCACGGAGGAATAGAAATCGCAGCCGCGAGGCGCCCGGGCCCTCGGGTTTCCTGGTGGTCGACAAGCCCGCCGGCTGGACTTCCCACGACGTCGTCGATGCGGCGCGCGGTTGGTTGGGCACCCGACGCGTGGGACACCTCGGCACCCTCGATCCGCTCGCGACCGGCGTGCTGCCTCTGGCGGTGCGCGCGGCCACGAAGCTCGTGCCCTACGTCCAGGATCGCGAGAAGGGGTACGCCGGCGCGATTCGCCTGGGCGTGATCACCGACACCCTCGATGCCGAGGGGAAGGTGTTGGAGGAGCGGGAGGGACCCTGGCCCGACGAGTCCGAGATTCGCGAGGCGATGCGGGGCTTTCTCGGCGACATCGAGCAGGTTCCGCCGATGTTCAGCGCCGTGAAGAAGGATGGGGTCCCGCTCCACAAGCTCGCCCGCGAGGGGCGAGAGGTGGAGCGCGAGCCGAAGACGATCTCGATTCGTCGCTTCGAGCTCTGCAAATACGACCCGCCCCGCCTCGACATCGAGGTGGACTGCTCGGGGGGCACCTATGTCCGCGTGCTGGCGGCCGACCTGGGTGATCGCCTGGGTTGCGGGGCTCACCTGGCCGACCTGCGGCGGACCCGCAGCGGACCCTTCACCCTGGATCAGGCCACCCCGCCGGAGACGCTCAAGGAAGAGGCGGAGAGCGGCGGACTCGAGAAGCGGCTGGTCTCGCCCCTCGAGGCGCTGGGCCTGCCGGCCATGAGGCTGGATCCCCACGAAATCCAGGCCATCACCCAGGGCTCGGAGATCGCGGCCGAGCCTGGCGGCGGCGCGCCCGGCTCCCGCTGCGTCGGACACGACGGCGAGGGACAGGTGGTTGCGGTCCTCGAGCTCCGGCCCGGACGGCGGCTACGGCCGGTGCGGGTGCTAGAGCCGTTTGCGGGGCGCCGGTAG
- the rpsO gene encoding 30S ribosomal protein S15, translated as MISSAHKKTTIDSHRVHDKDTGSPEVQVALLTERINGLSEHFKGHAKDHHSRRGLLKLVSQRRRLLTYLRRTSPDRYKTLIQKLGLRR; from the coding sequence TTGATCTCGAGCGCCCACAAGAAGACCACCATCGATTCCCACCGCGTCCACGACAAGGACACGGGTTCTCCCGAGGTGCAGGTCGCACTACTGACCGAGCGCATCAACGGTCTCTCGGAACACTTCAAGGGCCACGCCAAGGATCACCATTCGCGGCGCGGTCTGCTCAAGCTGGTGAGCCAGCGCCGTCGGCTCCTCACCTACCTGCGGAGGACTTCACCCGACCGATACAAGACCCTGATTCAGAAACTGGGTCTGCGCCGCTAG
- the pnp gene encoding polyribonucleotide nucleotidyltransferase translates to MPNYWFQPETITFDFGGRPMTIETGRLAKQAHGAALVTYGDTVVLVTATHSKPRPGIDFFPLVVDYVEKTSAAGKIPGGFFKREGRLSDREVLVSRFIDRSIRPLFADGYNDETQIIATVMSADGENTPDIPAFIGASAALSISEMPFLGPIAAVRMGRADQDRWLINPTPEESAESDLDLVVCGSRGALVMVEGGADQVPEPEILAGLKRAHGEIVNAIDEIDGLAKKVGKTKIVVPEAVDKSDLEAKVRAQAEAQLSEAVRIVAKHERYDAISAVEKEVIDGFVTAYRDEPAKLDSLAAVEDRQNGLRELQGDVKNILHDLRSDLMRKRIIQDGVRIDGRKSDEIRQIACEVRALPRPHGVAVFTRGETQAMVFTTLGGKSDAQTIDSLTERKDKPFYLHYNFPPFSVGEARMMRGPGRREVGHGNLAERAIMPVLPDMEAFPYTIRIVSETLESNGSSSMATVCGGVLSMMDAGVPLKAPVAGIAMGLIEEGDEVAILSDILGDEDHLGDMDFKVTGTREGITALQMDIKIRSVDWTVLERALDQARAGRLHILDCMEKETAGELVDFQPRTELSRYAPRVKMITIKPDRIRDIIGPGGKVIRGIQEATNTKIDIDDAGIVTIFSPDTAALELAEGMVTELTQEAELDRVYLGKVKRITDFGAFVEIFPGTDGLIHISHLAEGRVDKVTDVVSEGDEVLAKCIEIDPSGRIRLSRKEALLDAAANGS, encoded by the coding sequence ATGCCGAACTATTGGTTCCAACCGGAAACGATCACCTTCGATTTCGGTGGTCGCCCGATGACGATCGAAACCGGGCGCTTGGCAAAGCAGGCCCACGGTGCCGCACTCGTCACTTACGGTGACACCGTCGTGCTCGTGACGGCGACGCATTCGAAGCCCCGCCCCGGGATCGACTTCTTCCCGCTCGTCGTCGACTACGTCGAGAAGACCTCTGCTGCCGGGAAGATCCCGGGCGGCTTCTTCAAGCGGGAAGGGCGACTGTCGGACCGCGAGGTCCTGGTGTCGCGCTTCATCGACCGCTCGATCCGTCCGCTCTTCGCCGACGGCTACAACGACGAGACCCAGATCATCGCCACGGTGATGTCGGCGGACGGTGAGAACACGCCGGACATTCCGGCGTTCATCGGTGCCTCCGCGGCGCTGTCGATCTCGGAGATGCCCTTCCTCGGGCCGATCGCTGCCGTCCGCATGGGACGTGCCGACCAGGATCGCTGGCTGATCAATCCCACGCCGGAAGAGAGTGCCGAGAGCGACCTCGACCTCGTGGTCTGCGGGAGCCGCGGTGCACTCGTGATGGTCGAGGGCGGCGCGGATCAGGTGCCCGAGCCCGAGATCCTGGCGGGACTCAAGCGCGCCCACGGTGAGATCGTGAACGCGATCGACGAGATCGACGGACTCGCGAAGAAGGTCGGGAAGACGAAGATCGTCGTCCCCGAGGCCGTCGACAAGAGCGACCTCGAGGCGAAGGTGCGCGCTCAGGCGGAGGCTCAGCTCTCCGAGGCCGTGCGCATCGTCGCGAAGCACGAGCGCTACGACGCGATCTCCGCCGTCGAGAAGGAAGTGATCGACGGCTTCGTCACCGCCTATCGCGACGAACCCGCGAAGCTCGACTCTCTGGCGGCGGTGGAAGATCGACAGAACGGCTTGCGCGAGCTCCAAGGGGACGTGAAGAACATCCTCCACGACTTGCGCTCCGATCTCATGCGCAAGCGGATCATCCAGGACGGCGTTCGGATCGACGGGCGCAAGAGCGACGAGATCCGGCAGATCGCCTGCGAGGTGCGCGCTCTGCCGCGACCCCACGGTGTCGCGGTGTTCACGCGCGGCGAGACCCAGGCGATGGTCTTTACGACCCTCGGCGGCAAGTCGGACGCTCAGACGATCGACTCGCTCACCGAGCGCAAGGACAAGCCCTTCTACCTCCACTACAACTTCCCGCCCTTCTCGGTCGGCGAAGCGCGGATGATGCGGGGACCGGGGCGACGCGAGGTGGGCCACGGCAACCTCGCCGAGCGCGCCATCATGCCGGTGCTTCCGGACATGGAGGCCTTCCCGTACACGATTCGCATCGTGTCCGAGACGCTCGAGAGCAACGGCTCCTCGTCGATGGCCACCGTCTGCGGCGGGGTTCTCTCGATGATGGACGCGGGTGTGCCGCTCAAGGCGCCCGTGGCCGGCATCGCGATGGGGCTGATCGAAGAAGGCGACGAGGTCGCGATCCTCTCGGACATCCTCGGTGACGAGGACCATCTCGGTGACATGGACTTCAAGGTCACCGGCACGCGCGAGGGCATCACCGCCCTGCAGATGGACATCAAGATCCGAAGCGTCGACTGGACCGTGCTCGAGCGAGCCCTCGATCAGGCCCGGGCGGGTCGGCTGCACATCCTCGATTGCATGGAGAAGGAGACGGCTGGCGAGCTGGTGGACTTCCAGCCGCGCACCGAGCTCTCGCGATACGCGCCGCGGGTGAAGATGATCACCATCAAGCCCGACCGCATCCGCGACATCATCGGGCCTGGTGGCAAGGTGATCCGCGGCATCCAGGAAGCGACGAACACGAAGATCGACATCGACGATGCGGGCATCGTCACGATCTTCTCGCCCGACACGGCGGCTCTGGAGCTCGCCGAGGGCATGGTCACCGAGCTGACCCAGGAAGCGGAGCTCGACCGGGTGTACCTGGGGAAGGTGAAGCGCATCACCGACTTCGGCGCCTTCGTCGAGATCTTCCCGGGCACCGACGGGCTGATCCACATCAGCCACCTGGCCGAGGGCCGTGTCGACAAGGTGACCGACGTCGTCAGCGAAGGGGACGAGGTGCTCGCGAAGTGCATCGAGATCGACCCCTCGGGCCGCATCCGCCTGTCGCGGAAGGAAGCCCTGCTGGACGCCGCCGCCAACGGCTCCTAG